One part of the Coturnix japonica isolate 7356 chromosome 22, Coturnix japonica 2.1, whole genome shotgun sequence genome encodes these proteins:
- the GGCX gene encoding vitamin K-dependent gamma-carboxylase, translated as MGQLCPHPTAHTPSVPPPCPHSSIDGLFHPQKRNAHVPLWNYTLLRAQIFIVYFIAGLKKLDADWVGGYSMGSLAKHWLFSPFRLVLSEELTSRLVVHGGGLALDLSAGFLLFFDATRPLGLVLVTYFHCMNSQLFSIGMFSYTMLASSGLFCDPSWPRRLCARCPQWLQGALPTTAPPRRSPDCHYGGRGAARRPTIRQQLAAAFTLLYVLEQLFLPYSHFITQVFTQTRRWKDHADMLKQYSLCLSHILPQYNVSQPQIYFDIWVSINDRFQQRLVDPRVDLVQAEWSPWRPTPWVLPLLLELSPWREKLQELESGLDGHTDVVFIADFPGLHLENFVSEDLGNTSLRVLQGDVLLELVEQQRNHSLHQGDSMQLPAGQYHKVHTVSEQPSCYMYTYVNTTAMELEQNLTRLQELRERLQNGTETAPLPPELRPLVGDPLPPGSTLDPLVATFLRRQKRLEEAGQRRNASSAQRVLRFLQRKLHLFRRSLLMTCIALRNLALGRPPPEQLAQEVAFANWGEGEDGGGGTTLPPPPEL; from the exons ATGGGGCAGTtgtgcccccaccccacagctcacACCCCCTCGGTGCCGCCCCCCTgtccccacagctccatcgACGGCCTCTTCCACCCGCAGAAGCGCAACGCCCACGTCCCGCTGTGGAACTACACCCTGCTGCGAGCACAG ATCTTCATCGTCTACTTCATCGCGGGGCTGAAGAAGTTGGACGCTGACTGGGTGGGGGGGTACTCCATGGGGTCGCTGGCGAAGCATTGGCTCTTCTCCCCATTTCG GCTGGTGCTGTCGGAGGAGCTGACGAGCCGCCTGGTGGTCCATGGGGGGGGGCTGGCTCTGGATCTCTCTGCCGGGTTCCTCCTGTTCTTCGATGCCACGCGGCCCCTCGGCCTCGTCCTCGTCACCTACTTCCACTGCATGAACTCGCAGCTCTTCAGCATCG GGATGTTCTCGTACACCATGCTGGCCAGCAGCGGGCTGTTCTGTGACCCGTCATGGCCGCGCCGGCTGTGTGCCCGCTGCCCACAATGGCTGCAGGGGGCACTACCCACCACCGCCCCCCCCCGGCGCAGCCCTGACTGTCACTatggggggcggggggctgcgCGGCGCCCCACGATCCGGCAGCAGCTGGCGGCCGCCTTCACGTTGCTCTATGTGCTGGAACAGCTCTTCCTGCCGTACTCACACTTCATCACACAg GTGTTCACGCAGACCCGGCGCTGGAAGGACCACGCTGACATGCTGAAGCAATACTCGCTGTGCCTcagccacatcctgccccaGTACAACGTGTCCCAGCCCCAGATCTACTTCGACATCTGGGTGTCCATCAATGACCGCTTCCAGCAGAG GTTGGTGGACCCACGGGTGGATCTGGTGCAGGCAGAGTGGTCCCCGTGGCGCCCCACACCCTGggtgctgccgctgctgctggagctgtcgCCGTGGAGGgagaagctgcaggagctggagagcGGCCTGGACGGACACACGGACGTGGTGTTCATCGCTGACTTCCCCG GTTTGCACCTGGAGAACTTTGTGAGCGAGGACCTGGGCAACACCAGCCTGCGGGTGCTGCAGGGCGacgtgctgctggagctggtggaGCAGCAGCGCAACCACAGCCTGCACCAGGGGGACAGCATGCAG CTCCCGGCCGGGCAGTACCACAAGGTGCACACGGTGTCGGAGCAGCCGTCGTGTTACATGTACACGTACGTCAACACCACGGCCATGGAGCTGGAGCAGAACCTGACccggctgcaggagctgagagaGCGGCTGCAGAACGGAACCG agacagccccgctgccccccgAGCTCCGTCCCCTTGTTGGTGACCCCCTGCCCCCCGGTTCCACTCTGGACCCGCTGGTGGCCACGTTCCTGCGGCGGCAGAAGCGCCTGGAGGAGGCAGGACAGCGGCGCAACGCCAGCAGCGCGCAGCGCGTCCTGCGCTTCCTGCAAAGGAAACTGCATCTCTTCCGACGCAG CCTGCTGATGACCTGCATCGCTCTGCGCAACCTGGCTCTGGGCCGCCCCCCCCCCGAGCAGCTGGCCCAGGAGGTCGCCTTCGCCaactggggggagggggaggatggaggggggggcACGACGCTGCCGCCCCCCCCCGAGCTCTGA
- the USP39 gene encoding U4/U6.U5 tri-snRNP-associated protein 2, protein MRSDVEPGRGSVTGAERGEGKPGPVIEPSIERNRRDAIGDKDEQEGHRKRGREKKTGPGITEPTGGDGGKRETETGTGTGTGNGGTVRNKREREEDGESEPEPEPTVRYGRFDPEDQRSRHCPYLDTINKSVLDFDFEKLCSISLSHINVYACLVCGKYFQGRGLKSHAYIHSVQFSHHVFLNLHTLKFYCLPDNYEIIDSSLEDITYVLKPTFTAQQISNLDKQAKLSRAYDGTTYLPGIVGLNNIKANDYANTATQALSNVPPLRNYFLEEENYKSIQRPPGDIMFLLVQRFGELMRKLWNPRNFKAHVSPHEMLQAVVLCSKKNFQITKQGDGVDFLSWFLNALHSALGGTKRKKKSEWGLRGLQGVLS, encoded by the exons ATGCGCAGTGATGTCGAGCCGGGAAGAGGGAGCGTGACGGGAGCGGAGCGGGGTGAGGGGAAACCGGGACCGGTGATCGAACCGAGCATCGAACGGAACCGCAGGGACGCGATTGGGGACAAGGACGAGCAGGAGGGACACCGGAAGCGGGGACGGGAGAAAAAAACGGGGCCGGGAATAACGGAACCGACGGGAGGGGACGGAGGGAAACGGGAGACGGAAACtggaaccggaaccggaaccggaaacGG CGGAACTGTGCGAAACAAACGGGAACGGGAGGAGGATGGAGAGTCtgaaccggaaccggaaccaACCG TGCGCTATGGCCGCTTCGACCCCGAGGACCAACGCAGCCGCCACTGCCCCTACCTGGACACCATCAACAA GAGCGTGTTGGATTTTGACTTTGAGAAGCTCTGCTCCATCTCGCTGTCACACATCAATGTGTACGCCTGCCTCGTGTGCGGGAAGTACTTCCAGG GCCGGGGGCTGAAGTCCCACGCCTACATCCACAGCGTCCAGTTCAGCCACCACGTCTTCCTCAACCTCCACACCCTCAAGTTCTACTGCCTGCCCGACAACTACGAGATCATCGACTCGTCCCTGGAGGACATCACG TACGTGCTGAAGCCCACCTTCACGGCGCAGCAGATCAGCAACCTGGACAAGCAGGCCAAGCTGTCCCGAGCTTACGATGGCACCACGTACCTGCCCGGCATCGTGGGGCTCAATAATATCAAAGCCAATGACTACGCCAACACTGCTA CCCAGGCCCTGTCCAACGTGCCCCCGCTGCGCAATTACTTCTTGGAGGAGGAGAATTACAAGAGCATCCAACGTCCCCCCGGTGACATCATGTTCCTGCTGGTGCAGCGCTTTGGGGAACTGATGCGCAAACTGTGGAACCCCCGGAACTTCAAGGCCCACGTGTCCCCCCACGAGATGCTGCAGGCCGTGGTGCTGTGCAGCAAGAAGAACTTCCAGATCACCAAGCAAG GGGACGGGGTGGATTTCCTCTCGTGGTTCCTCAACGCGCTGCACTCGGCCCTGGGGGGCaccaagaggaagaagaaaagtgagtgggggctgcgggggctgCAGGGTGTCCTGTCC
- the SFTPB gene encoding pulmonary surfactant-associated protein B has product MVTPCQNLVSRYWELLEEQLGGQLKPSAICARLELCPAQPGGVPAVSPHIGALLQDAALPVPLPLCWLCRTFLSRAEAAVPKGAVAGAVSQLCRALPLAVSGACQCLAERYTVLVLDALLGKLAPRLVCSLMLHCGPERDGGNMDITATGNNGDTQREDPTLWGDQGHGGEAEERPKGHRG; this is encoded by the exons ATGGTGACACCGTGTCAGAACCTGGTCAGCCGGTattgggagctgctggaggaacaGCTGGGGGGGCAGCTG aAGCCATCTGCCATCTGTGCCCGCCTGGAGTTGTGCCCAGCGCAGCCTGGGGGGGTCCCGGCTGTGTCCCCCCACATCGGAGCCCTCCTGCAG GACGCGGCGCTGCCGGTGCCGTTACCGCTGTGTTGGCTGTGCCGGACCTTCCTGTCCCGCGCCGAGGCCGCCGTCCCCAAG GGGGCCGTGGCCGGGGCCGTGTCCCAGCTGTGCCGGGCGCTGCCGCTGGCCGTGTCGGGCGCGTGCCAATGCCTGGCCGAGCGTTACACCGTGTTGGTGCTGGACGCGCTGCTGGGGAAGCTGGCACCGCGGCTGGTGTGCAGCCTGATGCTGCACTGCGGGCCTGAGCGGGACGGGGGGAACATGGACATCACGGCAACGGGGAACAACGGGGACACACAGAGAGAG GACCCCACTCTATG GGGGGACCAAGGGCACGGGGGGGAGGCAGAGGAGAGACCAAAAGGGCACAGGGGGTGA